In Marinobacter sp. LQ44, the following are encoded in one genomic region:
- a CDS encoding transglutaminase-like cysteine peptidase gives MATATWSARRHSILLPLVFAISLAGAIELSDRLMTYVLSEFGQEAHQRLQDWQRLHQLARNAPIDRQLRLVNSFFNRIPFVSDIQHWGEEDYWATPVELLTTNGGDCEDFSIAKYLTLRAMGVPDEELRIIYVKALELNQAHMVLAWYKTPDADPLILDNLINDIKPASQRTDLEPVYSFNGEGLWLNRSSGERSRIGDAQRLEHWQDLNRRLTESMRH, from the coding sequence ATGGCAACGGCAACCTGGTCTGCGCGTCGCCATTCGATTTTACTGCCTCTGGTATTTGCCATTTCCCTGGCAGGCGCCATAGAACTCAGTGACCGACTGATGACCTACGTCCTCAGCGAGTTCGGCCAGGAAGCTCATCAAAGGCTGCAAGACTGGCAGCGACTGCATCAATTGGCCCGTAATGCCCCCATCGACCGACAGCTTCGCCTGGTCAATTCGTTCTTTAACCGGATCCCTTTTGTCAGTGACATCCAGCATTGGGGGGAGGAAGACTACTGGGCCACGCCCGTAGAATTGCTGACCACCAACGGCGGAGACTGCGAAGACTTTTCCATCGCCAAGTACCTGACACTCCGAGCCATGGGCGTTCCCGACGAAGAGCTGCGCATTATCTATGTGAAAGCCCTGGAGCTGAACCAGGCCCATATGGTTCTGGCCTGGTACAAGACCCCGGATGCCGATCCATTGATCCTCGACAACCTGATAAACGACATTAAGCCCGCCTCTCAACGAACTGATCTTGAACCGGTTTATAGTTTCAACGGTGAAGGCCTCTGGCTCAACCGTTCTTCTGGCGAGCGGTCGAGGATTGGCGACGCCCAGAGGCTTGAACACTGGCAGGACCTTAACCGGCGGTTAACGGAGTCGATGCGGCATTAG
- the gspI gene encoding type II secretion system minor pseudopilin GspI, with protein MVNTVRGFTLLEVLIALLVFGLIATAAAEVGSQYIASYERVRDKTLAGWVADNRINELRLQEALPGISENSDDQDFGQYRWRVTTVVQGTAEPSMRRVEVTVARYTDSGGDPVPVHTLSAFLGEK; from the coding sequence ATGGTAAACACAGTCAGAGGTTTCACGCTGCTTGAAGTGCTGATTGCCTTGCTGGTGTTCGGGTTGATCGCCACCGCCGCAGCGGAGGTGGGTAGCCAGTACATCGCAAGCTACGAACGGGTTCGCGATAAAACCCTGGCCGGCTGGGTGGCCGATAACCGGATTAATGAACTCCGTTTGCAAGAGGCGTTGCCGGGCATTTCCGAAAACTCCGATGATCAGGATTTCGGCCAGTACCGGTGGCGGGTCACCACGGTTGTTCAAGGCACCGCCGAGCCGAGCATGCGTCGGGTGGAAGTAACCGTTGCCCGCTACACTGACAGTGGGGGCGACCCGGTTCCGGTGCATACCCTGTCAGCATTTCTTGGGGAGAAGTGA
- the gspE gene encoding type II secretion system ATPase GspE gives MQPQDAPLGRLPFTFAKRNGVILTRNEDGEAIILVRPGASHSALAEANRISGGRARFTTIEANRFDQALNAAYQNDSAEAMQMVEGIGDDMDLASLADSVPETEDLLEQEDDAPIIRLINAILTEAVKTNASDVHIETYEKHLVVRFRVDGVLREVVQPKRALAPLLVSRIKVMAKLDIAEKRVPQDGRIALRVAGREVDIRVSTMPSSSGERVVLRLLDKQAGTIRLESLGMAGNDLKILRKLIYRPYGILLVTGPTGSGKSTTLYASLQEINDRSRNILTVEDPIEYNLPGIGQTQVNTKVDMTFARGLRAILRQDPDVVMIGEIRDLETAEIAVQASLTGHLVLSTLHTNTAVGAITRLMDMGIEPFLISSSLVGIVAQRLVRVLCTHCREPYTPTEEHCEFLQQDPANPPTIYRAKGCEHCNQLGYRGRIGIYEVVEITEEISTLIHKRAGEMDLEKAARLRSPSIHADGVKKILEGTTTVEEVLRVTHRSQ, from the coding sequence ATGCAGCCGCAGGATGCGCCGCTGGGCCGTCTTCCGTTCACCTTTGCCAAGCGCAACGGTGTCATTCTTACCCGCAATGAAGACGGTGAAGCGATTATCCTGGTGCGACCGGGTGCGTCCCACTCTGCACTTGCTGAAGCAAACCGGATCAGTGGTGGTCGGGCCCGCTTTACCACAATTGAAGCAAACCGTTTTGACCAGGCCCTGAACGCTGCATATCAGAACGATTCGGCCGAAGCCATGCAGATGGTGGAGGGTATTGGCGATGACATGGACCTGGCATCGCTGGCGGATTCCGTGCCGGAGACCGAAGATCTTCTGGAGCAGGAAGACGACGCCCCGATCATTCGCCTGATCAACGCCATTCTCACTGAGGCGGTGAAGACCAACGCTTCGGACGTGCATATCGAAACCTATGAAAAGCACCTGGTAGTGCGCTTCCGCGTTGATGGCGTGCTGCGTGAGGTGGTTCAGCCGAAACGGGCTCTGGCGCCTTTGCTGGTTTCCCGCATCAAGGTTATGGCAAAACTGGATATCGCTGAAAAGCGGGTACCCCAGGATGGCCGTATAGCGCTCCGGGTGGCAGGACGGGAAGTGGATATCCGGGTGTCCACCATGCCGTCGTCCAGTGGCGAGCGGGTGGTGCTGCGTTTGCTGGATAAACAGGCGGGTACCATTCGGCTGGAATCCCTGGGCATGGCGGGAAATGACCTCAAGATCCTGCGCAAACTCATCTACCGCCCTTACGGGATTCTTCTGGTTACTGGCCCGACCGGTTCCGGTAAGTCGACAACCCTGTACGCGTCATTGCAGGAGATCAACGACCGAAGCCGCAATATTCTGACCGTCGAAGACCCCATCGAATACAACCTGCCTGGTATCGGCCAGACCCAGGTCAACACCAAGGTGGATATGACCTTCGCCCGGGGGCTTCGGGCTATCCTGCGCCAGGACCCGGATGTGGTCATGATTGGTGAAATCCGGGATCTGGAAACGGCGGAGATTGCCGTTCAGGCCAGTTTGACCGGTCACCTTGTGCTCTCAACCCTGCATACCAATACTGCAGTGGGTGCCATTACCCGCTTGATGGATATGGGCATTGAACCCTTCCTGATTTCCTCAAGCCTGGTGGGTATTGTTGCCCAGCGTCTGGTGCGGGTGTTGTGTACCCATTGTCGCGAACCCTATACGCCGACCGAAGAACATTGCGAATTCCTGCAGCAGGACCCGGCCAATCCGCCCACCATTTATCGGGCCAAAGGCTGTGAACACTGCAACCAGCTGGGATACCGTGGGCGTATCGGTATCTATGAGGTGGTGGAAATTACCGAAGAAATCAGCACGCTGATTCACAAACGGGCAGGGGAGATGGACCTGGAGAAAGCCGCTCGCCTTCGTAGCCCGAGTATTCATGCGGATGGGGTCAAAAAGATCCTTGAAGGCACTACCACCGTGGAAGAAGTTCTGCGCGTTACCCACCGGAGCCAGTAA
- a CDS encoding MbcA/ParS/Xre antitoxin family protein translates to MNEPATLAAQTSDKALLAKALLNSAKAFGLSQAEAAAIVGRNRSGLTRDGIDPDSKSGELALLFVRLYRSVYALTGGDNQAMAHWLNTPNHYFEGTPRDMIQSTEGLVRVIHYLDAMRGRI, encoded by the coding sequence ATGAACGAGCCGGCTACCCTGGCCGCCCAAACCAGCGACAAAGCCCTGCTGGCCAAAGCCTTGCTGAATTCCGCCAAGGCTTTTGGTCTTTCCCAGGCCGAAGCCGCCGCCATTGTTGGCCGAAATCGCAGCGGTTTGACCCGAGACGGCATTGATCCGGACAGTAAGTCCGGAGAACTGGCGCTGCTGTTCGTGCGCCTGTATCGGAGCGTTTATGCCCTCACCGGTGGCGACAACCAGGCCATGGCCCACTGGCTCAACACGCCAAACCACTACTTTGAAGGCACCCCCAGGGATATGATTCAGTCAACGGAGGGGCTGGTTCGGGTGATTCACTATCTGGATGCCATGCGGGGAAGGATTTGA
- a CDS encoding glycerol-3-phosphate dehydrogenase/oxidase, translated as MTRQQILAELKSGNARFDVVIVGGGITGAGAAREAAGSGLRTLLVEQKDFAWGTSSRSSKMVHGGLRYLGSGHIGLTRDAVRERQRMMEEAPGLVDPLRFVMPHYRGQFPGPRLFQTLLSVYDRLAGVRSRQCLTPSQSQQWAPGLSQAGLLGASLFTDALTEDARLVQRLIAEASRDGAFCLNYVSANRITRNEAGRVNGVVLVPEGEPLEAGVSVSANMVINATGAWADKLQQQGPSEQPLSIRPLRGSHLVVPWQRLPVTCAVSLFHPEDKRPVFAFPWAGTTVLGTTDLDHPGSLDQEPVINDQEVRYLLQVAEHLFPSASLTAQDVISTWAGVRPVVTDGQGKAPSRENREHALRRDKGLISVAGGKLTTFRQIAREALEAALGPDGSHRLRADDQPVFTPPDDFPRPTQVRHRSWHRLKGYYGPALGELCRDADFTEIADSGVLWAELEWACQHEQVQHLDDLLLRRTRLGLICPAGARALLPDIQKRCQRLLEWTDDHWQREVERYLSLYQQAYALPSGGR; from the coding sequence ATGACACGACAACAGATTCTCGCAGAACTGAAAAGCGGTAATGCCCGATTCGATGTGGTGATTGTCGGTGGCGGCATCACCGGCGCAGGTGCTGCCAGAGAAGCCGCGGGGAGCGGCCTGAGAACCCTTCTGGTGGAACAGAAAGACTTTGCCTGGGGCACGTCCAGTCGGTCCTCAAAAATGGTTCATGGCGGATTACGCTACCTGGGCAGCGGCCATATTGGCCTGACCCGGGATGCCGTCAGGGAGCGCCAGCGCATGATGGAGGAGGCCCCGGGTCTGGTTGACCCGCTCCGGTTTGTCATGCCCCATTACCGGGGCCAGTTCCCCGGCCCCCGACTGTTCCAGACTTTGTTATCGGTATACGACCGGCTTGCCGGTGTCCGCAGCCGGCAATGCCTGACCCCCTCACAAAGCCAGCAGTGGGCGCCCGGTCTGAGCCAGGCCGGGCTTCTGGGTGCCAGCCTGTTTACCGACGCCCTCACCGAAGACGCCCGACTGGTGCAAAGGCTGATCGCCGAGGCGAGTCGGGACGGCGCCTTCTGCCTCAACTATGTATCCGCCAACCGGATCACCCGGAATGAGGCCGGCAGGGTTAATGGTGTTGTTCTGGTTCCGGAGGGGGAACCACTGGAAGCTGGTGTTTCCGTATCAGCCAACATGGTTATCAATGCCACTGGTGCCTGGGCAGACAAACTGCAACAGCAGGGCCCGTCAGAACAACCACTGAGCATTCGCCCGCTCAGAGGCAGCCACCTTGTCGTGCCCTGGCAACGGCTACCGGTAACCTGTGCTGTGTCTTTGTTCCACCCCGAGGACAAACGCCCGGTGTTTGCCTTTCCGTGGGCCGGCACAACGGTACTGGGCACCACCGACCTGGACCATCCGGGTAGCCTGGACCAGGAACCGGTTATTAACGACCAGGAGGTTCGCTACCTGTTGCAGGTGGCTGAACACCTGTTCCCCAGCGCCAGCCTGACCGCCCAGGATGTGATCTCCACCTGGGCTGGTGTCAGGCCGGTGGTCACGGATGGTCAGGGCAAAGCCCCCTCCCGTGAGAACCGTGAACACGCCCTGCGCCGGGATAAAGGCCTGATCAGTGTCGCCGGCGGCAAACTCACGACCTTTCGCCAGATTGCCCGGGAGGCTCTGGAAGCCGCACTCGGGCCAGATGGCAGCCACAGGCTCCGGGCCGATGACCAGCCAGTGTTCACTCCACCGGACGACTTTCCGCGGCCCACTCAGGTTCGCCACCGAAGCTGGCACCGTCTCAAGGGCTACTACGGACCGGCCCTGGGCGAACTGTGCCGCGATGCGGATTTCACCGAAATCGCCGATTCCGGCGTGCTCTGGGCTGAACTGGAATGGGCCTGCCAGCATGAGCAGGTACAGCACCTGGATGACCTGTTACTGCGCAGAACCCGCCTGGGGCTTATCTGCCCCGCCGGCGCGAGAGCCCTGCTGCCAGACATCCAGAAGCGATGCCAACGCCTGCTGGAATGGACTGACGACCACTGGCAGCGGGAAGTGGAGCGTTATCTGTCGCTGTATCAGCAGGCTTATGCCCTGCCATCCGGGGGCAGGTAA
- a CDS encoding FAD-binding oxidoreductase: MRRWNGWGDDKFNLELPMQGQAFLEQRVGSANPLPDATLEKVCLKVPATRLPADAKVEDLIDTSAEVRVRHARGQSLVDWLALRSGEIGTFPDGVAFPDSNSDVRALLRYAQDHDLHLIPYGGGTSVAGHINPIDQGKPVLTVSLAKMNRLLDLDRESQLATFGAGTPGPLVESQLRAHGYTLGHFPQSFELSTIGGWVASRSSGQQSLRYGRIEQLFAGGRIETLQGTLDLPTLPASSAGPDIREMILGSEGRLGLITEVKARVSHLADQEAFYVVFFPGWDQAKTACRKLVQNRIPLSMLRLSNAIETETQLALAGHPQLIGMLEKFLSFRGVREGKCMMTFGITGSKAQCRSTLAQAKKVCSAHGGVYTGTKLGAKWAEKRFTMPYFREALWQMGYAVDTLETATDWDNVDNLLNRIESNLREGLSKDGERTHVFTHLSHFYGQGCSIYTTYVFRVADTYPETVARWQHLKNTTSELIVRNRGTISHQHGVGKDHAPFLPVEKGELGMRAIRALTDSFDPDARLNPKTLLD; this comes from the coding sequence ATGCGACGCTGGAACGGATGGGGTGATGATAAGTTCAACCTGGAGCTGCCAATGCAGGGCCAGGCATTTCTTGAACAACGAGTTGGTTCTGCCAATCCGTTGCCGGACGCCACCCTGGAGAAAGTCTGCCTGAAGGTACCGGCCACCCGCCTGCCCGCCGACGCCAAGGTTGAGGATCTGATCGATACCAGCGCGGAGGTACGAGTGCGCCACGCCCGGGGCCAAAGCCTGGTGGACTGGCTCGCGCTTCGCAGTGGTGAGATTGGCACCTTCCCTGACGGGGTTGCATTTCCAGACTCCAATTCGGATGTTCGGGCCTTGCTGCGCTACGCACAAGATCACGACCTGCATCTGATTCCCTACGGTGGCGGCACCAGCGTGGCGGGCCATATCAACCCCATCGACCAGGGCAAACCGGTGCTGACCGTCAGCCTGGCCAAAATGAACCGCCTTCTGGATCTGGACCGGGAAAGCCAACTGGCTACGTTTGGCGCCGGCACGCCAGGCCCCCTGGTTGAGTCGCAGTTACGTGCCCACGGGTATACCCTGGGCCACTTCCCCCAGTCCTTCGAGCTCTCGACCATAGGCGGCTGGGTGGCCTCCCGCTCCAGTGGGCAACAGTCCCTTCGCTACGGCCGAATTGAGCAGCTGTTTGCCGGCGGCCGAATCGAAACCCTGCAAGGTACCCTCGACCTGCCCACCCTGCCCGCTTCCAGTGCGGGGCCGGATATCCGGGAGATGATTCTGGGCTCCGAAGGTCGGCTGGGGCTGATCACTGAAGTTAAAGCCCGTGTCAGCCACCTGGCTGACCAGGAAGCCTTTTATGTGGTGTTCTTCCCAGGCTGGGACCAGGCAAAAACGGCTTGCCGAAAACTGGTTCAGAACCGGATTCCCCTGTCCATGTTACGGTTAAGCAACGCCATAGAAACCGAAACCCAACTGGCATTGGCCGGCCACCCCCAACTGATCGGTATGTTGGAGAAATTCCTGTCCTTCAGAGGGGTGCGCGAAGGCAAGTGCATGATGACCTTCGGCATTACCGGCAGCAAAGCCCAGTGCCGTTCCACCCTGGCTCAAGCCAAGAAAGTGTGCAGCGCCCATGGTGGTGTTTATACAGGCACAAAACTTGGCGCCAAGTGGGCCGAAAAGCGCTTCACCATGCCCTACTTTCGGGAGGCCCTCTGGCAAATGGGCTATGCGGTAGACACCCTGGAAACGGCTACAGACTGGGATAACGTCGATAACCTGCTCAATCGAATTGAGAGCAATCTGCGAGAAGGCCTCAGTAAGGACGGAGAAAGAACCCACGTGTTCACCCACCTGTCCCATTTCTACGGACAGGGTTGTTCCATCTACACAACCTATGTGTTCCGCGTGGCCGATACCTACCCGGAAACCGTGGCCCGATGGCAGCATCTGAAAAACACTACCTCGGAACTGATCGTCCGCAACCGGGGAACCATCAGTCACCAGCACGGGGTTGGCAAGGACCACGCCCCCTTCCTGCCGGTAGAAAAAGGCGAACTGGGCATGCGCGCCATCCGTGCGCTGACGGATAGCTTTGACCCAGACGCCCGCCTCAATCCCAAAACCCTTCTGGACTGA
- the gspF gene encoding type II secretion system inner membrane protein GspF, translated as MPAYVYKALDQRGKQKQGVLEADAARAVRQQLRERGLTPLTVEPAVDKQQARTNPFSNRGSLSAADLALVTRQLATLIQSGIPIEQALSAAAQQSTKPRIRSMLIAIRAKVMEGYTLADSFGEFPRAFPRLYRSTVAAGEHAGHLDLVLNRLADYTENRQEARQKIQLAAIYPIILSVVAIAIVVFLLTYVVPDIIEVFVRQGQDLPGLTMAMLSVSEFLGTYGVYLFILLMLALVGFRVALNKPGFRMKFHKQLLHLPLFSGMVRGVNTARYASTLSILTTSGVPLVEAMKIAGEVLSNDYLRKELKDAARKVSEGGSLHRSLDQTGYFPPMMLHMIASGEASGELDGMLERTARMQENTLQSKIAAIVGLFEPLMLLVMGVVVLIIVLAIMLPILNMSNLVG; from the coding sequence ATGCCAGCCTACGTTTACAAAGCGCTGGACCAACGGGGAAAGCAGAAGCAGGGTGTTCTGGAGGCAGACGCTGCCCGTGCTGTTCGTCAGCAATTGCGGGAGCGAGGGTTAACCCCGCTGACCGTTGAACCAGCCGTTGACAAACAGCAGGCCAGAACCAACCCGTTCAGTAATCGAGGCTCCCTGAGTGCGGCGGACCTCGCCCTGGTAACCCGCCAACTGGCCACCCTGATTCAGTCAGGCATTCCCATCGAACAGGCACTCAGTGCAGCCGCGCAGCAATCCACCAAGCCCCGCATCCGCAGCATGTTAATCGCGATTCGGGCCAAAGTGATGGAAGGCTACACGCTGGCGGACAGCTTTGGTGAGTTTCCAAGAGCATTTCCCCGGCTTTATCGATCCACCGTTGCTGCCGGTGAACACGCCGGCCACCTGGACCTGGTGCTGAACCGGCTGGCGGACTACACCGAAAACCGCCAGGAAGCCCGGCAGAAAATTCAGTTGGCCGCGATCTACCCGATCATTCTCAGTGTGGTTGCTATCGCTATCGTGGTCTTCCTGCTGACCTACGTGGTGCCGGATATCATCGAGGTGTTTGTCCGGCAAGGACAGGACTTGCCCGGGCTGACCATGGCCATGTTATCGGTGTCGGAATTTCTCGGCACTTATGGTGTCTATCTCTTTATCCTGTTGATGTTGGCACTGGTTGGTTTTCGGGTTGCCCTGAACAAACCCGGGTTCCGGATGAAATTTCACAAGCAGTTGTTACATCTTCCGTTGTTCTCGGGCATGGTTCGGGGTGTGAACACTGCGCGTTATGCAAGCACCCTGAGCATCCTGACCACCAGTGGTGTACCTCTGGTGGAGGCCATGAAAATCGCCGGTGAGGTATTGTCAAACGACTACCTGCGCAAAGAGCTGAAAGATGCAGCACGTAAAGTCAGTGAGGGCGGTTCGTTGCATCGGTCGCTGGACCAGACCGGCTATTTTCCGCCAATGATGTTGCACATGATTGCCAGCGGCGAGGCCAGTGGTGAGCTGGACGGCATGCTGGAGCGCACCGCCCGGATGCAGGAGAACACCCTGCAGTCGAAAATTGCCGCCATTGTCGGCCTGTTTGAGCCGTTGATGCTGCTGGTGATGGGCGTTGTGGTGCTGATCATCGTATTGGCGATCATGCTGCCCATTCTGAACATGAGCAATCTGGTGGGCTGA
- the gspG gene encoding type II secretion system major pseudopilin GspG, translating to MSMKQNPNQARNKGFTLIEIMVVMVILGLLVAIVAPNIMGRSDQAKVTVAETQLSNIANALDLYRLDNSHYPSTQQGLEALVRRPSGSPEPRNWNADGYLKSVPEDPWGNEYQYVSPGTEGPYDLYSFGSDSQEGGEGDAADISVWNTGN from the coding sequence ATGAGTATGAAACAGAACCCGAACCAGGCCCGTAACAAAGGCTTCACGCTGATTGAAATCATGGTGGTGATGGTCATCCTTGGCTTGCTGGTAGCGATTGTGGCACCCAACATCATGGGCCGTAGCGACCAGGCTAAAGTGACGGTGGCGGAAACCCAGCTCAGCAATATTGCCAATGCCCTGGACCTCTACCGCCTGGATAACAGCCATTACCCGTCTACACAGCAAGGTCTGGAAGCGTTGGTGCGCCGGCCCAGTGGGTCACCCGAACCCCGTAACTGGAACGCAGACGGCTACCTGAAAAGCGTCCCGGAAGATCCCTGGGGTAACGAGTACCAGTACGTGAGCCCCGGAACGGAGGGTCCCTACGATCTTTACTCCTTCGGCTCTGACAGCCAGGAAGGTGGTGAAGGCGATGCCGCCGATATCAGCGTCTGGAATACCGGGAACTGA
- a CDS encoding type II secretion system protein N: MLALDQRIPLLLALTAVVAMLGLTSWQAYQFWQTESQRALPQMQAAGNSTDAPRQNVPEVQLANLTLFGTAADTGSAVEVDTENLPETNLRLSLRGVLAADGEFPGSALIEDDKGKTEAYLVGSELPGNAKLRTVFPNRVIIERAGKLENLYFPELDDRSGVSLASTSAEALDREIQQRQTPQPAQRASSSGTATPAGEQQRREEIRQRLEQLRQRLQNSN; the protein is encoded by the coding sequence ATGCTCGCTCTTGATCAAAGGATCCCATTATTACTTGCGCTGACTGCGGTTGTAGCCATGCTAGGGCTGACCAGCTGGCAGGCATACCAGTTCTGGCAAACTGAGTCGCAGCGTGCCCTGCCCCAGATGCAGGCAGCAGGCAATAGCACCGACGCACCAAGGCAGAACGTGCCTGAAGTACAACTGGCTAACCTGACCCTGTTCGGCACAGCCGCGGACACTGGTAGCGCGGTGGAGGTGGATACCGAGAATCTTCCGGAAACCAACCTCAGGCTTTCGCTGCGCGGTGTGCTGGCTGCTGACGGCGAGTTTCCGGGCAGCGCACTTATCGAGGATGACAAAGGCAAGACCGAAGCATATCTGGTGGGCAGCGAACTCCCGGGCAACGCCAAACTCCGTACGGTCTTCCCGAACAGGGTCATCATTGAACGCGCAGGAAAGCTCGAAAACCTCTATTTCCCGGAGCTTGATGATCGCTCGGGTGTTTCACTCGCCAGTACCAGTGCAGAAGCGCTCGACCGAGAGATTCAGCAACGGCAAACACCCCAGCCCGCACAACGTGCATCGTCCAGCGGCACGGCAACGCCCGCGGGCGAACAACAACGACGAGAGGAGATCAGGCAGCGACTGGAGCAATTACGCCAACGGCTACAGAACAGTAATTGA
- the gspH gene encoding type II secretion system minor pseudopilin GspH translates to MIVKRRANQIGFTLIEILVVLIIVGLLAALAVFNMAGSSQKRELENTVQDLFLLMQTASEQAILNNLELGLLIEDDNYRFVSYQDDTGEWKLSGERLFRARPLPEWLTLTDYIENDAPRLTSAEDRLRPDVVFFSSGETTPFIIEFTIGNNTDDMHVIESDGVSPLQWRKPGSEDEAW, encoded by the coding sequence TTGATTGTGAAACGCAGGGCGAACCAAATCGGTTTTACGCTGATTGAAATTCTGGTTGTCCTGATTATTGTCGGGCTTCTGGCCGCGTTGGCGGTGTTCAACATGGCCGGAAGTTCCCAGAAGCGAGAGTTGGAGAATACCGTTCAGGACCTGTTCCTGCTGATGCAAACCGCATCGGAACAGGCGATCCTGAACAATCTGGAGCTTGGGCTGTTAATTGAGGACGACAACTACCGATTCGTGTCGTATCAGGATGACACCGGTGAATGGAAGTTGTCCGGGGAGCGGCTGTTCCGTGCCAGGCCCTTGCCTGAATGGCTAACCCTCACTGATTACATTGAGAACGACGCGCCCCGCCTGACCTCGGCAGAAGATCGTCTGCGCCCGGATGTGGTGTTTTTCTCCAGTGGCGAAACCACACCCTTTATTATTGAGTTCACCATCGGCAACAACACCGACGACATGCACGTAATCGAATCTGACGGTGTATCCCCGCTTCAGTGGCGAAAGCCGGGCAGTGAGGATGAGGCATGGTAA
- a CDS encoding FGGY-family carbohydrate kinase, with translation MANTPLILAIDNGTQSVRALLFDQQGNLHGKGKQEIEPYFSEHPGWAEQHPDYFWANLGLACEALWQSTDATPDQVAGVTVTTQRGTVINLDKHGQPLRPAIIWLDQRHARVDGPVKGPWGLLFKLARLENTIERFREKTQANWIAQNQPDLWAQTHKFLLLSGYLNYRLTGQYKDSTGSQVGYLPFDYKKQQWAGNRDFKWQAMPITRDMLPDLVQPGETIGQLIPDAAHHLGLPAGLPVIAAASDKACEILGSGGLSPDIGCMSYGTTATINTTNHRYVEPTRFMPPYPSALPGHYSTEVMIYRGFWMVSWFKKEFGLREQKLAEQRGIEPEVLFDELVNSVPPGSMGLMLQPYWSPGVRQPGPEAKGSIIGFGDVHTRAHLYRAILEGLAYALREGKERIEKRGGQKIRRLRVAGGGSQSDAAMQLTADIFGLPAERPHTYETSGLGAAIDAAVGLGLHPDFDTAVREMTRVGQVFTPSGQATELYQRLYSEVYLDMYPRLQPLYRKIRSITGYPK, from the coding sequence ATGGCCAACACACCGCTTATTCTGGCGATCGACAATGGCACCCAGAGCGTCCGGGCGCTGCTGTTTGACCAACAGGGCAATCTGCATGGCAAGGGCAAGCAGGAAATCGAACCCTATTTTTCAGAACACCCGGGCTGGGCCGAGCAGCATCCAGACTACTTCTGGGCCAATCTCGGGCTGGCCTGCGAGGCGCTCTGGCAGAGTACCGATGCAACACCGGACCAGGTCGCCGGCGTCACCGTCACGACCCAACGGGGCACGGTGATCAACCTGGACAAACACGGGCAACCGTTGCGCCCGGCCATTATCTGGCTGGATCAACGCCATGCCCGGGTGGATGGCCCGGTAAAGGGCCCCTGGGGACTTCTGTTCAAGCTGGCCCGGCTTGAAAACACCATTGAGCGTTTCCGGGAGAAAACCCAGGCCAACTGGATTGCCCAGAACCAACCGGATCTCTGGGCACAAACCCACAAATTTTTGCTGCTCTCCGGTTACCTCAATTACCGGCTGACTGGCCAGTACAAAGACTCCACCGGCAGCCAGGTGGGCTACCTGCCTTTTGACTACAAAAAACAGCAGTGGGCCGGTAACCGCGATTTCAAATGGCAGGCCATGCCCATAACCCGTGACATGCTGCCAGACCTGGTGCAACCCGGTGAAACCATCGGCCAACTGATTCCCGACGCAGCCCATCACCTGGGCCTGCCAGCGGGCCTGCCGGTAATAGCGGCAGCGTCAGACAAGGCCTGCGAAATACTCGGCTCCGGCGGGCTCAGCCCGGACATCGGCTGCATGAGCTACGGCACCACCGCGACGATCAATACCACCAATCATCGGTACGTTGAGCCCACCCGGTTCATGCCACCTTATCCATCGGCCCTGCCCGGTCACTACTCAACGGAAGTAATGATTTACCGGGGCTTCTGGATGGTCAGTTGGTTCAAGAAAGAGTTTGGTCTGCGGGAGCAAAAGCTGGCCGAACAACGGGGAATTGAACCGGAGGTCCTGTTCGACGAACTGGTCAATTCGGTACCGCCTGGTTCCATGGGTCTGATGCTACAACCCTACTGGAGCCCGGGCGTGCGCCAGCCGGGCCCCGAAGCCAAGGGGTCGATCATCGGGTTCGGCGACGTCCACACTCGGGCACACCTGTATCGCGCCATTCTGGAAGGCCTTGCCTACGCACTCCGCGAAGGCAAGGAGCGGATCGAGAAACGCGGCGGACAGAAAATTCGCCGGCTCAGGGTGGCCGGTGGCGGCTCACAAAGCGATGCTGCCATGCAGTTGACCGCCGATATTTTCGGACTGCCTGCCGAGCGACCGCATACCTATGAAACCTCCGGCCTGGGCGCGGCGATAGACGCCGCCGTGGGCCTGGGCCTGCACCCGGATTTTGACACCGCAGTGCGGGAAATGACTCGTGTCGGCCAGGTATTCACCCCGTCTGGGCAAGCGACTGAGCTCTACCAGCGCCTGTATTCCGAGGTGTATCTGGACATGTACCCGAGGTTACAACCGCTGTATCGGAAAATCAGGAGTATCACCGGCTACCCCAAGTAA